AAGCAGATCGAGCGCGTGCGTGCCCTGCGCATGCGCCGTGACGCTGCCCGCTGGCAGGTTTCCCTAGACAGGGTGCGCGACCATGCGCGCAACGGAGCCAATCTAATGCCAGCCATTCTTGAGGCGGTAGAGAGTTACGCGACCGTAGGCGAGATTGCCTCGGCCATGCGTGAAGTCTTCGGAGAATATGAAGAAAGCGTCGTAATCTGATTCCGGCCTGCACAAGCAGACGCAATCCATTGCCTTCAATATCGATGGCAGCGCGATGCTTTCTCGCGAGCCTATACTTCTCCTGCTTTGAAATTCACCTCAGGAGAACTCATGAACCGATTCTGCTCGCTCCTGCTCCTCGCAACTTTCGCAGCCTCGGCCGCACTCGCACAACAGGCCACCACAGCGGCCACGGCTCCCAGGAAAGACTCCAGTTACATCGGCCCCAACGGCACGGCTTACGTCACGCGCGTGGTGCCGGTGCCCACTGACATCAGCCCGCAGGCGCAGGCCTTTCTGGCGCGCCACGAGACCGACGCCAAATCGCATCAGAGCATCGCACAGCAACGTGCGGGCACCGATACCTGGCAGGAGGGCGCAGGCAAAGTTTCGCTGAAACTTTATCCCGCCAAGCTTTCCCGAAGCACCATTGCGGGGGTGCCCGTGCGTATCATCACGCCGCTCACGATACCGCCCAGTCATCGCGACTATGTGCTCATGAACGTGCATGGCGGGGGCTTTATCGTCGATTCGGGTTCGCTGACAGAGACCATCCCCATGGCCAACCTTACGCAGACCAAGGTGGTCTCGGTGCTCTATCCGCTTTCTCCCGAGCATCCCTTCCCTGCTGCCGTGAATGCCTCAGTGGCCGTCTATAAGCAGCTTCTCAAAACCTACCCGGCGAAGCACATCATCATTTACGGCACCTCGGCCGGCGCGATTCTCACCGGTGAAATCGCCGTGGACCTCAAGAAACTCGGACTGCCGGAGCCCTGCGCGCTTGGCATCTTCTCCGGCTTTGGAGACTTCTCTAAGCCCGGCGACTCCCAGTCTCTCTTTGCGTTGGATGGCCTCTCCGGCTATCTCGCCCCGCCGAACCCGGGCAAGCTCATGCTTCCCGAATATGAAGGCAAGACAAATCCTCGCGATCCTGTTCTGTCGCCGGTTTATGCCAATCTCAGCGGATTGCCGCCCACGCTCTTTCTCACCAGTACTCGCGACCTGCTGCTGAGCGGCACCACCATTCTCGAC
The DNA window shown above is from Acidobacterium capsulatum ATCC 51196 and carries:
- a CDS encoding alpha/beta hydrolase fold domain-containing protein, translated to MNRFCSLLLLATFAASAALAQQATTAATAPRKDSSYIGPNGTAYVTRVVPVPTDISPQAQAFLARHETDAKSHQSIAQQRAGTDTWQEGAGKVSLKLYPAKLSRSTIAGVPVRIITPLTIPPSHRDYVLMNVHGGGFIVDSGSLTETIPMANLTQTKVVSVLYPLSPEHPFPAAVNASVAVYKQLLKTYPAKHIIIYGTSAGAILTGEIAVDLKKLGLPEPCALGIFSGFGDFSKPGDSQSLFALDGLSGYLAPPNPGKLMLPEYEGKTNPRDPVLSPVYANLSGLPPTLFLTSTRDLLLSGTTILDRKFFDAGDKTQLIVFEALPHAFWNNPRMPEAKQADHDMANFFSEHLYATQH